The Calditrichota bacterium genome contains a region encoding:
- a CDS encoding metal-dependent hydrolase has protein sequence MPSPVAHSLAGMALGETEQTRITRSQIIGFYLWSLFFANSPDLDFIPGFFAGNPNLYHHGATHSLGAAVFVAFALGWIFSKYLGSYKKGVLFLFLLYCSHLFLDYLTADTRFPFGEPLFWPLSNRYVISPILIFSDVQKTSDSGTFLHSLFVRHNFLGMIKEFFVLLPFVVAAPLWRWWRKGVR, from the coding sequence ATGCCGTCACCCGTTGCCCATTCGCTTGCAGGAATGGCTCTTGGGGAAACAGAACAAACCCGGATAACGCGGTCACAGATTATTGGTTTTTACCTGTGGAGCCTGTTTTTTGCCAACAGTCCCGACCTGGATTTTATCCCGGGGTTCTTTGCAGGCAATCCGAATCTTTATCATCACGGGGCCACCCATAGCCTGGGTGCTGCCGTTTTCGTTGCGTTTGCCCTGGGGTGGATATTTTCGAAATATTTGGGATCCTATAAAAAGGGCGTGCTTTTTCTATTTTTACTCTATTGTTCTCATCTGTTTTTGGATTATTTAACGGCCGATACCCGGTTTCCATTCGGGGAACCCCTGTTCTGGCCGCTTTCCAATCGGTATGTTATTTCTCCGATCCTGATCTTTTCGGATGTGCAAAAAACCTCGGATTCCGGTACATTTTTGCACAGCCTTTTTGTACGACATAATTTTTTGGGAATGATAAAAGAATTTTTCGTTCTCTTACCATTCGTTGTGGCCGCCCCGTTGTGGCGCTGGTGGCGAAAAGGCGTGCGTTAG